The Perognathus longimembris pacificus isolate PPM17 chromosome 3, ASM2315922v1, whole genome shotgun sequence nucleotide sequence AGAACAATTACTATTGGAGGCCAATccaagcaaaaagttcatgagagtgctgggaatgtggcttatcagtagaaagcttgcctggtatgcatgaagtcctgggtttgatttctcagcaccacataaacagaaaaagctcaagtggcatatggctcaagtggtagagtgctagccttgagcaagaagaagccaggcacagtgctcgggacctgagttcaagccccaggactggcaaaaaaaaaaaaaaaaagtccatgagactccattcaACTGGTAGGTGAGCATGGTAATATGGGCCTATTATCACAGATACAAGGGTAGCTGATATCAAAAGGATGGTGGTTCCAGACCATATCTGTTCGAGACATCTCCCATCACAACAGAAAAACTTGACTGTGGTAGTACACACTTGTCATCTCCTCTATGGGAGAAAGTATACAAGAACTATGATCCagtccagcctaggcaaaaggagaaacctatctcaaaaataactagagcagcACCAGTGACTTATACCTTATATctatgtatgcctgtaatcccagctacatgggaggcagagataaaagGAACAaggcttgaggccagccctagcaaaaaaaaagttaacaagattCTATTTCAAAGAACAAGCTGGATATGatggtacacatctataatcccgcTATACTGGATGGCCTAGGCAGAAAGTTTTAGACCCTATCCAAAAACTAAGTCAAAGGGTTGGGGATAcagctcaagaggcagaacatttcaagttcaaaccccagaactgcaacaacaacaaaaaaaaaaaaaaagaaagaaggtaatacacacactcacatatggtAAACCTTGTAACTCTCAAAACAAAGTCCCATGCTAATTTTTCCAAATTACTTTGACTTACAAGttttataaagataaataaatgccCTGTCAAGTAGTGTTACACAACAAAAGAGCAAGTAACTCTAGAAGACAGAGACATGCATTATCTGACCACCCTAAGAACTGAATCCTGGAGAGAAATTATTAAAACCAGATTCCAAAACAGAGGGTCAACGTTGAAGCATTATTttgtggatgaatgaataaaaagaaaaggtaagaagGGGATGAAGAATGTGTTCCTTTGCAAGTAATTTTAAATATTGCTAAATAACTTTTGTCAAATAATTATTGTTAAATATTGTGAGTAAGAGAGAAACTAGTAGCTCGTGAGCTCCAGTGAACTAAGGACTGGTCCCAATCCCATCACAAGAATGTTTAGTGTAACAGTGATGTTGCTCAAATCAAATAAATCTAATTTCACATTTATATGAGTTAAAAGATCCTCCTTTAGTTCCTTGTGGCTCTCTAAcactaacaaagaaaacaaatttatattttctaatatgcCATTTATAGTACATTATCTGTGCATTTACAAGCCAAATCAGAGCAAGCTCTATTAGTTCTAAGAAAACATGATCAAAAGACATAGCAGTGTGGGAGCCAAAGGTCACTCTCTAAAATTGTCaaaggaataaacaaaacaaacatagctTCCCAAAATATTCCCTTTCTCACAAAGTTTTAAGTATAACAAGACATGTGCCCTTTGCCAAGGCAAGTCCTGTCTAACACAGGATATCACTTTGATTTGTACTTAACAAATTACTGATAGTTTAGTACTAGCTAAGAGGaaaaaagggctaggaatatggcctagtggtagaatgcttgccttgtgtacgtgaagtactgggttcgattcctcagtactacatatagagctagaaggggcgctgtggctcaagtggtaaagtgctagccttgagcaaaaagaagccagagacagtgctcaggccctgagttcaagccccagaactggcaaaaaaaatggtcctaagaggaaaaaaattaagccatcaaacaagggaggaagaggagcccacaggtggcttatacctgtaatcctagctactcagggaggctgagttctgaggatggagattcaaagccagctcaggcaggaaagtccatgaggactCTAATCTCCACTTAAACactaaaaaggggctgggaacgtggcttagtgagagtgcttgcctagcatgaagccctgggttcaactcctcattcccacataagcagaaaaggccacaagtggtgctgtggcccaagtggtagcgtgctaaccttgaacaaaagtcagagacagtacccagacactcagttcaagccccaagattggcaaaaataaataaatagtaaatacacactttaaaaaactggagctgtggctcaagttgtagagcaccagccttgagctcaaaagctcaggtacagccccTGAGCCAGCATTTAATGCCCCAAACTGgcattaaaaagaaggaaagacgggctgggaatatggcctagtggcaagagtgtttgtctcttatacatgaaaccctaagttggattccccagaaccacatatatagaaatggacagaagtggcactgtggctcaagtggcagagtgctagctagccttgagcaaaaagaagccagggacagtgctctcaggccctgagtttaagccctaggactggccaaaaaaaaaggaaagaaaagaagggtggAAGAGCTAATATCTCAgtaaaaacaatttaaagtacactagagagagaaagagagagttacATGGTTATACATTCTATATAAAAGatgttatgtttatatttatgtataatttatgtTAATGTGTTGTAACtatgtgtgtgttatgtatgtatgtgtgcacatatacacatatatgtatatatgtaaaatgttGTGACTTACGAGCCAGGTGTAATAAGGCAAGCTTGTCCCAGCCCTCTGTAACACTGGTACTTTAGAGGATTACAAGTTGGagaacagcctgggctacatatggggaccctatctcaaaactaaaacaggaaaaatagaagggagggaggggatgtgTTCTTAAGTTCATTTATCTTGTGTCATGTAACTTTTACCTACAAATTCATCACCACATACATTTTGCTTGACTTCCACACAAAATGTTCTCTTAAACTTTCATCAAGATATGTTATGAAAGCACAAAGATTATATTGCCATGCCAGATTTAAGTACCTCACCTGAGCAGCACAGAAGGCCAGTTACTAAAAGGGACTTGGCGTGTGGGGCAGGCAGGCAAGGAAATGTTCTCTCTTATGTCCGATGTAATGCACCCGTGTGGATGCACTCCATATGTCATTCAGGGCATTCAtgagtgtatatgtacatgtatagtgtgtgtttgtgtatgtgtggtccTACTGGAGTCCAAATACAGAGGCTCACGTGGCTCTTTTATGCCCCTAATAATTCTGTTTCTAAAAGgctgtcaaattaaaaaaaaaaaagatttaagtacCTATAGCTCGTCCTCCTATATAGGAACCCACTCGAGTTTTTAAAGGGTAGTAGTAAGATATACACGGTGCTCCACTCCCCAACTCTCCGGAGACTGCAGCCCAACGCTGACAACATCCAAAGCTCCTGAAAGTGTTTCCTAGACGTAGTAAGGTCTCATGGAACATCACGGCCCATCCATCACTCCCCAATACAAGTGTGGGAGGGGCAaggatggagtgtgtgtgtgtgtgtgtgtgtgtgtgtgtgcgtgcgcgcgcgcgcagagGGTGGGGAACTAACTGTTCTTTCAAACCCTGGCCGAGCTCCCTCTCGGGGCCACAGGAGAAGACGCGGAAAGCATGCATTCTTCAGGACCAGGGAGCTGCATTTTGGGGTTCACATTCCCTTCTGGTAATAGCAGTCCTGCTCGGAGCAAGCTTTGAACGAGCActgaaaggggggagagggggagccgACTGTAGCAATAGCAGCGGCAGCAGCCAGAAGAGGAAGCACAGCTCTTCTTGGGAGCGCAAACTTTGAAAGTGTCACCGAGATAACGGTGCGGTAAGGCAAGCTGCGCACAGTCGCGCACCATTTTCCCCTCCGAACAGTCCTCccagggagaaggaaaaagaaagaatggcccGAGCCCCGGAGTGTCCGGAGGAGTCAGCAGCACACCCCGGGCCCTCCCCTACACTAACCAGCTCCGCgggcaccaccccccccccacacacacacacactcccaactGCCCCCAACAAGCCCCGAGCGCGCTTTGCGCGCTCTCCTCTCCCGCTCCGCTGCCAAGTTAAGCAGGGTAAAAATGTCACTCGAGGAGCCGGTGTCCCCAAGGCCGGGCGGAGcgcggacggggcgggggggaggagggcgaggGAACCCCGAGTCCggaagaacaggggctggggtgcggtggggtgggggcgaATCCGCCCAGCAGGGAGGGATTCAACAGGAGCGCCTGCCGTCGGCTCGCCGCCCGGGAAACGCGCCGGGCGGGcgcaggagggggggggaggagggggaggggcgccgCCGAGGGCGCGCGGTGCGGGGCTGCGGGACCCCCGACGAGCGCAAGGTCACCGCCCGGCCTTGGGCGCAGGGGGAGGCCGCCCGCCacgtccctccccacccctctcccggGGGGCCTCGGTCGTCCCGGGGGCAGAGCGGCAAGTTTAATTCGCCCAGGCTGCAGCGGCGCCCGCGGCGTGGAGGAGCGCGCCGGCcccgggcctccccgcccccaccgcgtCGCCCCGCGGTCCCCCCAGCCTCACcctccgggccccgggccccaggcCGCCCGCCGCTGCAGCCCCGGACGCGGGAGCGGGACTTGAGACTCGGCGGGCAAACGAGGCGGGCGGGCAGCGCTCCAGCCCCGCCacacagcacgcacacacacacagcctcggTGGCGGACGCTGGAAAATGGAGCGCGGCGAGCACACAGCATAGACATTCCCTTCCCCGTCCACTGAACGGCTGCTTACCTCCGGGTGTCCGTCTCGGTACTCCTCTCACTCCGCGGCTCTCCGGgatccgccgccgccgccgcatcCAAtcgcctcctctcctccccccctccccttccgcagCCAGCCCCGGCCGTTCCTCCTCCTCTCCGCTTCAAAATGGCGCCAAGCGCTCCTCGGCGGCTGCTCCAATCGAACCGCGGCGGACAGCACCCGGGGGGCAGGCAGAACGCGGCGTGGGGGAGCAGCGCCCCCTGCCGACCGCATGGCTCCGCAAGCCCGCCGAGCCCGCCCGCCGAGCCCGCCAGCCGGGCCgggctccgcccccgcccccgccccgtgcGCGCACGCGTCCCTACCTCCGCTCCGCCCCGTGAGCGCGCGCGTCCCCCTTTCGTCCCGCCCCCGTGCGCGCACGCGCcccaccgccccgcccctgcccgtgCGCGCATACGCGCACGCGCAGGCCCCCAAAGCGCGCTGCCGCGGTTCTAGCCCTGGAGTTGCGTCTGCTGCTAGGTGCTTTCTCTCTTGCGAAGCTACCTACTTTGCGATGGATGTCTCTTAACTTTGGGAGTAGAGAttgggagttttgtttttttttttaaacactgaccTCTAAGCATTGACGTTTCACCGTGTCGATAAAATCAGTAGAGTTAACTACTTTGATCCTTCCTCGGTAGCTCTGACCGACTGATCTCAAAATGTGTACGGTTTTTCCACACTGTGTCTGTTGAATTTTCACCAAAGCCCTCCATTTTCCGAGTGTCAGGAGGCTCCAGAAACCGTCGTTTTAACCTGTAAGCAAAGCTTCACGTTCTAGGACTTGGTCAGAACTGTTCTCAAGAGGGGAAAAACTATCCCGAGAGACACAAAGGATGCACTCcgggaagaaggggggggggggttcttcaCCCTTCACCccgccttcccctttcccctgccGCCGTGTGCTGGAGTGGGCTCGG carries:
- the LOC125347606 gene encoding collagen alpha-1(I) chain-like, with amino-acid sequence MSLEEPVSPRPGGARTGRGGGGRGNPESGRTGAGVRWGGGESAQQGGIQQERLPSARRPGNAPGGRRRGGEEGEGRRRGRAVRGCGTPDERKVTARPWAQGEAARHVPPHPSPGGPRSSRGQSGKFNSPRLQRRPRRGGARRPRASPPPPRRPAVPPASPSGPRAPGRPPLQPRTRERDLRLGGQTRRAGSAPAPPHSTHTHTASVADAGKWSAASTQHRHSLPRPLNGCLPPGVRLGTPLTPRLSGIRRRRRIQSPPLLPPSPSAASPGRSSSSPLQNGAKRSSAAAPIEPRRTAPGGQAERGVGEQRPLPTAWLRKPAEPARRARQPGRAPPPPPPRARTRPYLRSAP